One Capsicum annuum cultivar UCD-10X-F1 chromosome 2, UCD10Xv1.1, whole genome shotgun sequence genomic window carries:
- the LOC107859024 gene encoding serine/threonine-protein phosphatase 6 regulatory subunit 3 translates to MAMFWRMAGLSTASPVDTILDKENFALDELLDEDEIIQECKALNGRLINCLRERAQVEQLVRYIVEEAPEDAEKKRTFKFPFIACEIFTCEVDIILKALVENEELMNLLFSFLEPEHAHSTLLAGYFSKVVICLLLRKTSPFMNYVQAHPDIIKKLVDLIGITSIMEVLIRLIGTDEHLYSNFSDSMQWLEETDVLEMIVDKFSSSDCPEVHANAAETLCAITRYAPPGIAAKISSPSFIERLFRHALEDSRPKSVLVNSLSVCISLLDPKRLASGTYYMYGRQSMQCSGVNASPETVEGMLGSLGNLLKLLDISSEDNVLPTTYGSLHPPLGKHRLKIIEFVSVLVSVSSEAAEKELIRLGAVKRILELFFEYQYNNFLHHHVETIIISCLESKNIQFVEHLLGDCNLVMKILEAEKNSTLSADPSKPTVSVDGRSPPRIGNIGHMTRIANKLVQLGNNNNSIQSRLQENSEWIDWQTNTLQKRNAVENVFQWTCGRPTSLHDRMRDSDDDDYQDRDYDVAALANNLSQAFRYGIYNNDELDEARGSLERDDEDVYFDDESAEVVISSLRLGDDQESGSLFTNSNWFAFEDDRAISEQYTGLAASPSPNTEDTNVIRTSTNDDAAAEKDDDLADTATSTRPEPKPSSDHPAPSSLSEDLHHAAGNEATKLPEWVEWRESSDTIKTSNQTSNSPGVANVVGPPLPNGDVNEESEAPKDTIQSKEENAHIPPTNGRTSNVEKDSEGSSSDTSKPPETGGSPSASKPSSVSLEKPSAGTVGPSNGETEK, encoded by the exons GTGGACACAATTCTCGATAAGGAAAATTTTGCATTGGATGAGCTCTTGGATGAGGATGAAATAATTCAAGAATGTAAAGCTCTTAATGGACGCCTTATTAATTG TCTGCGAGAAAGAGCTCAAGTTGAACAACTTGTCAGATACATAGTGGAAGAGGCTCCAGAAGATGCCGAGAAGAAACGAACTTTTAA GTTTCCTTTTATTGCTTGTGAAATTTTTACATGCGAGGTGGACATAATTCTTAAAGCTTTGGTTGAGAATGAGGAG CTAATGAACCTGTTGTTCTCATTTTTGGAACCTGAGCACGCACATAGTACTCTGTTGGCTGGTTACTTTAGCAAG GTTGTCATATGCTTGTTGCTGCGGAAGACATCACCATTTATGAACTATGTACAA GCTCATCCAGATATTATCAAGAAGTTGGTTGATCTCATCGGAATTACATCTATCATGGAG GTGTTAATTCGCCTAATTGGCACCGATGAACATTTGTATAGCAACTTCTCGGATTCCATGCAGTGGTTGGAAGAGACAGATGTGCTGGAGATGATCGTTGATAAGTTTAGCTCATCA GATTGCCCTGAAGTGCATGCTAATGCAGCAGAAACTTTGTGTGCCATTACTCGATATGCTCCCCCTGGGATAGCTGCCAAAATCTCCAGCCCAAG TTTCATTGAGAGGTTATTTCGTCATGCTCTGGAGGACTCACGGCCTAAATCTGTTTTGGTTAACTCGTTGTCTGTGTGCATTTCGTTATTAGACCCTAAGAGGCTAGCTTCAGGAACATATTACATGTACGGTCGCCAGTCAATGCAGTGCTCTGGAGTAAATGCAAGTCCTGAGACTGTGGAAGGGATGTTGGGAAGCTTAG GTAATTTACTGAAGCTTCTGGATATTTCATCAGAAGATAATGTCTTGCCAACAACATATGGGAGCTTACATCCACCTCTTGGGAAGCATCGTCTGAAG ATTATAGAGTTTGTTTCAGTCTTGGTGAGTGTCAGCAGTGAAGCTGCTGAAAAGGAGTTGATTCGACTTGGTGCTGTTAAGCGCATCCTAGAATTGTTTTTCGA GTATCAGTACAACAACTTTTTGCATCATCATGTTGAGACTATAATAATTTCGTGCCTGGAGAGTAAGAATATTCAATTTGTTGAACATCTTCTTGGTGACTGTAATCTTGTCATGAAAATTCTCGAGGCAGAGAAGAACTCAACCCTTTCTGCTGATCCATCCAAG CCAACGGTCTCTGTTGATGGAAGATCTCCACCCAGGATTGGAAATATTGGCCATATGACACGAATAGCTAACAAACTTGTTCAACTAGGGAACAACAATAATAGCATACAGTCGCGTTTGCAG GAGAATAGTGAATGGATTGATTGGCAGACAAATACCCTTCAAAAACGGAATGCtgtggaaaatgttttccagtGGACTTGTGG GAGACCCACATCACTGCATGACCGAATGAGGGACAGTGATGACGATGATTATCAAGATAGAGACTATGATGTTGCAGCTCTGGCAAATAATTTAAGCCAGGCCTTCCGCTATGGAATCTATAACAATGATGAACTTGATGAG GCTCGTGGTTCACTTGAGCGGGATGATGAG GATGTATATTTTGATGATGAGTCTGCTGAAGTTGTGATATCTTCACTTCGTTTAGGGGACGATCAGGAAAG TGGATCACTTTTTACAAATTCCAACTGGTTTGCTTTCGAGGATGACAGAGCAATTAGTGAACAGTACACTGGCTTGGCTGCTTCTCCCTCACCTAACACTGAAGACACTAATGTTATTAGGACAAGCACGAATGATGATGCAGCTGCTGAGAAAGATGATGATTTGGCAGACACTGCCACATCTACTAGACCCGAGCCAAAACCAAGTTCTGATCATCCTGCACCAAGTAGTTTGTCTGAGGACTTGCATCATGCTGCAGGTAATGAAGCCACTAAGCTTCCTGAATGGGTTGAATGGCGGGAAAGCTCTGATACAATTAAAACGTCCAATCAAACCTCGAACTCACCTGGTGTTGCTAACGTGGTCGGGCCTCCTTTACCTAATGGCGATGTCAACGAGGAATCAGAAGCTCCGAAGGATACTATTCAGTCAAAAGAAGAAAATGCACATATTCCACCAACTAATGGGCGCACCAGTAATGTGGAAAAAGATTCTGAGGGATCATCAAGTGATACATCAAAGCCTCCAGAAACAGGTGGGAGCCCAAGCGCTAGCAAACCTAGTTCTGTTAGTTTGGAGAAGCCCTCGGCTGGAACGGTGGGACCATCTAATGGAGAAACCGAGAAGTGA